CCTAAATtcagtagttttctatatttcaatagttttttattcaattacataattcgcaatgcttcatgctATTCTAATTTGTGCCCTTGTGAAAGAcgataagtacacagtcttgtacctttgtctttttgtttgatttttaaatgcttttttgcttcaaaacaaagtttgtaattttGTTATTCACCTCTGAGTTGGTTGGCTTGGTTCAAGGCTTAATcttttatgaatgattttatgaaaagcctacagataaaatgaatgggaaaaatatttcCAGAACACAGGCAACTGAAAAAATGGGCAGACAGGTTTGCACTCTATAGCCTATATGAATAGAGAGAGAAGGTGATTTTACCTGGTACTGTGGGTCATGAGTAAGTCTGCTGAGCTCTCTGAATTCAAGCTGAATGCTTGTCACTTCTGCAACAGTGCTGTCTGTGGTCCAGCGTGGAGGATGAGCTGTTCCTTTACCAATGTTCACGTCAGAGAAGGGGATTTTAGATGGGGTTTTAAAGGCAGGCATTAATCTAGAGCCAATTTCGTTCTAAAGAACAGATACATAtggaataaaatatttattaaaagtaattaaaaataggTTTATCACATGACAAAAATATTGTAGACAGTAGAAACTTTATTTTGCTATCTAGACAAAAATTAAAGGCAATGTGTAGGACTTGTGGAAAACATAGGAGGATATacaagtatatatgtatatatatatatatatatatatatatatatatatatatatgaagtactCACAGCTTTGTCCAGGAACAGAGTGTCTCCAGTCAGGTGGTATGTGCTCAAAAGCCCCCCTAAAATACGGATGGTACTCTCAAAAAGGTTTACATCCACATTCTTGGAAAAGGATAATTCTGTCTCGACCCATTTTCTAGCTTCTTCAAACTCTAATACAGAGAGAATCAGAGGAAAATAGAGAGATAAAGAGGAAACAACATTTTGCCAAGTCTTTATTTATCAATATAGTTTATTTCAAATTGACAGAAAAAGGACAAGAAATAGATTTaaagaaatcaaaataaaagtttagctGCTTTTAGTTAATATCTATTAGCTTTAAGTTAATCTAGAGTAAATGCTAGTGTACTTATAAACATTGATAAAATTTGTTTTCAGAAGTACATACAAtctgcagtctctctcttccGGCTAAAAAGCCTCCATGATGTCACATAGAGGTTAAGAAACCTTGTCCAATGAAACGCTTTGTAGAGCAAGAACGAACCCTCCCCATACAACTGTTCAATGCGTCAGGCTTTGTTTTAACTGTTGCTGATCATGCCTTTGCAGGACACTTTGACGGGAGTAGAATCCATGCTGTAGGGTCATTCCCAACAGATTTTCCAAATGAGTTTAGGCTGACTATTATCACCTTTCAGCAATCTGAAGCTCTCACAGTAGAGGGTAATTTTCTTTGAAGGGAATATGCATAGTGATGATCACTTCTGGGACATGCCAACTTGGGAGCTGGACGTGAGGAAAGTTTATTTTCGATTTTTTGTGCAGCTGGAGGTTTCTTGGAAGTACAGCTCAAGTAAGTGTTCCTTATTCTATATGCTTAAGTGTATTGTAATTCAAAACATAGATATATTATCTTTATTCTTCTGTATTGGACCTGCACAACGGCTCCAGCCTCATCGTAAGCAAAGACCATGATGTTCTGTGTGCGTTTGTGGGTTGGTTATGCATTAATGTTCTCAAGTATATCATCATTTGGTTCTCAAGTCTTTAGAAAAGCTGGCCGGTATTGAGATCGCTTCCCAAGTTTCCCTGGTAAGCGGCTCTGACATGAGCAGCATGGTGGAAAGTGGTATGTGTGGCTATAAACTAAAGCCTGAtagctatttttaaaaatgggacaAGTTGTTCAACATGCCCTGcccccacttcctgtttcacttggaaaatcttcaaaacaccaaaataaactGTGCTCATTAAAGCATTTCTTAAGGACTTTAAAACGTACACACAGTGCTCATGAAACAGATAAGCAGACAGAAGTGGTGGTTATGAGACTCACCGTCCTTCAGGCCCATTATCCACATGGTGTCCAGTGCATCTATCAGAGTAAGACCCAGGCCGAACCACTCTCCATGAGTCTTAGAGATGGGCTTCAGTTCATCATGACCCCACGCAAATGCCTTATAGCCTTTCCATGCATGCCTGAAGGCCTCAAGCACTGCCTCTACACGATCCACAGGTTTAACTGTAACTGAGTACACAAATAAATAACAGAGTATTAAATCCATCACTGTTTAGCAAAAAGCTACAAGTCCATGCATTCTTACAAAGGAAGGATTCAAATCACTTATTGTTTTCTTGCCAAATTTAATATGGGATTCATTCCTACTGACAATATGAAGATAATAACATACAGTATCTTCCCACTTAGGAATTATCATTATTAGTCATGTTAGCAAAGGCAAGCATTACTATTGTTACTGCTCATACCATTTAcgttatggacatgaatgatacctcaaatcccGTGGTTTGTTTCTGATACCTGGTTTTAAGGGGGCAGCCCCCTCAGAATCAGCCCAAGTTCCTTCCTCTATTCCATGACCAGTGGGCTGAAGCTCCACCTCCTGTTCTGCCTCTATTATTACCCCATGCCAGCTAGAGCagaatgacaaaaaaagaaaagagaagaaaatcaTGATAATTTATCTGAATGATTATTAATCTGATGCAATTGTTGTACAACACTGGATTATACAATGGTAGAAAAAGCATCCATTTTAAAGGAATTTGTTATAAATTTAAACCTGAATAAAGTGAGAGATATTTCTGAAGAACCACAGTgccaaaaaataatttgtttagtgAAGTAGGTAAAGGCCTTAGGTGCTCCATGAATATGAGTGCAGCTAATAACGAATACGTGGAAACAGAACACATAATACCGGTATTGTCTCAATTTTAATACCTCAGCCTACTCAAAAGGTCAAGTACTAAGCCAACAAGTACAGGTCATTCCATCTTTCTAATCCTAAACCTTTAAGCAActgtcattattaaaaatgtcatataaaaATATCCTGACTCATTGTTCTAATGTAATGAGTCCAAACCTAATGACTGTTTTCACTTCTTTTCCTTCCTCTTCATCTTTCTTGGCCACAGGCCCTTCTTTGTCTTTCAACTGCCAGTTGGTCACATTTCCTTGTTTCTGTTAGGCTGGAGGGCCGCGCTTGCTGGGGGGCTTCCTCTGAAAGTTCAAACCACCCAACACAAGAAGAGTACACAAAGGATATTATCTTTGAAGgaagataaataaatgttttctaacAATCAGGTTGGTCACCAGCTTTCAGGGCTGAACAATACAGGCCAGATGTGCTGTGAGAAtaactggtctaagctggtcttttcagcaagttCTAGTAACAAACCTTGCAAATTACTCAACTGAGACAAAGTAACCAATACAGCATCTTAAATGTCCTAAATAACTCTCTGAAAAACGTTGTATGACTAACCATTGCTGGAGGTTTGTGAAGGATTGGAAATGTTGGTCTTTGAATCTCCAGCAGCAGTTCCGTTGGGATATCCTGGATGACCTCAGGGACAGGCACCACCGGTTCTTTTGGGACAAGGCCAGGAGGGATGGGCCTGAGACCTCTGTTATCCATCTCTTCCCAGTCCTCCTTCATTGATCTATCAGAGAAGCCTGGGAAACAAAAACCCAACTTTAAAAGAGGAAGTGGGGCATTACTTTTGAGAAAGACGTATTATTGGAAAACTGTGAGTAAAAGGTCCAAttgcaaaaatgtgttattttttctagCAAAGGTTTTGCTTTTTCAAACAACTAGGTTTTCGAACAAAAACCTCTCATATTAGaattatttttgtgaattttacaCTCCAGAGTAAATTTTCAATTTCATCATATATATGTTATAGTTCTTGGGTACATGAGTGAACATCTTCAAAGCACACTGGCATACATAATGGCAAGAGGCAACTATAGtatgaaggcagatttttactgaaaggtttaaatgtgttcatAAGACAAAGATATTTTTCAAGAAAGTTAGGTAGGGGCACGTTGTCAAATTCTTTTAATCGGGACTGGTTGTCACATGTTTTAACCTCGTGTGACCCCGCgtacacatgcatggacattgtattttggctttgctatatgcaaagcataatttaaattaatttaaattaaagggcaagaattgaattaaatattgatgtttctcacccacatctatcgtatcacttctgaagacatagatttaatcactggagtcttatggattacttttatgctgtctttatgtgctttttgagcatcaacattttgccaccattcacttgcattgtatggacctacagagctgcgatattattctaaaaatcttaatttgtgttctacagaaaaaagtcatacacatctggaatggcatgagggtgagtaaatgatgagcgaattttcatttttgggtgaactatccctttagataACCAGCGAAATGGTGAAGTCTTGCAAGAGTTGGATGTCACATTCATacaatgtttttgttgtgtttactTGGAGTCTCGCAGCAACCCAACACCTATCCCTAGCCCTAAACCTAAtcacaaagataaaaaaatataaaaatatatatatatatatatatatatatatatatatatatatatatatatatatatatatatatatatatatatatacataatccAAGGGAGGCATTATTTGGAGTGTGCGTGTTGTGTAGTGGGTGTTCCTTGTCGtcattttcatagtgccacagagagagacacagtaATTACACtttttgagaaaatgtatctatgaatggcttattatagttgtctctgcatattagctTGGATAAAGGAAAGTATTTTTACaccaaaaagttacatacttcagctttaagtataAGTCTTTAGATCAAAGATTCTAAAGATcaagaaaaaacatatattttttactgaATATAAGCAGATATTGTACCAATTAGTCCTCTATTCATGTAACAGCTTATGTGGAATCGGTTTTTAGCTTTCATTTCCAGTGAAATGTAAAGTGGATTGTGTgcagtacatttacatgtaaatgtattcatttggcagacgcttttatccaaagagacttacaaaaGCGGAATAATAAaccataagcgattcatcttaatgAGACAGAAGTACCAAAAgtgctgtattacaaagtttcaattgcatcaCAAAAATactatccaagacagattagaggCAGTACCTCTCCACTGTTCTGTAAGACTGGGATAAGAGAGAATACCACAGATGTAGAGGAAGGCCATAAGGAAAAGAACGAGACTGCGTTGAAGTCGAGACAGTTGCTTCCATTtctgacacaaaaacacaaacaattgaAGGACAATCAAAGGAAAGTGCTGCAATTTATGTATGATGGCTTGATGTGCACTTGATAACTGCCAAAAATGCAGCAATAAAACGAAATTACCAGAGaagaaacaaaatataatttatcccTGCACTCACAAATCAAATCTGGAAATGTTTTCCCCCCCAATACAGATCTTTTTTACAGCATTAAGACTAAAAAACTGAATTAATTCAATAAACATGCACCTCTAAATTATGCGTGTATCCCTTAAAATGTATGGGGATGCAGGATTATGGAAGACATTTAGCTACATACATATTCAATAAAATAAGTCCCCTTTCAAACTAaatatgaaatctgttttatacATGCCTGGTTTAACAAGAATATAGTTGCTGTcagaaaaaataattttgacatgtggtgtgacatgctaatTTTAAATAGAATGTTGCTAGTCCTTTTAtgattattatgcatgcagcttttatgacatcataTTAATTGAAATACTtcttatttgaactttaaaaaaaaattgtcacacCATTTgtgaaaaacttaaaataaacaaaccagCTGTATGACCTAATGGGGCTTTTCAACTGCATGGTACAGCTCGACTctgctctgctcgcttttttgggggttttccactgtggatagcacCTGGTACCTGgaactttttttagtaccacctcagatGAGGTTCCAAGCGAGTTGAGCCGATACTAAATATGATGTCAAAACCTtgaagatcactgattggttaaAGAGATTtgtcactaccagtgtcactgaTCAAGGACATCAACCTGCTAATTTTAAAGTTATCAACAGCGAtatcagtatcatttgttcatgcaactttcgaattgtaaaaagaaatggctgtgcgcaaaacgaCGCCGTGGACAATAAaagaggtgcagacgttcctctcatgATTGACGAAATAAACtatgcaaaatgaaaatgtatttcaggaagtgtctcggcTACCACCAGATGGCTACCACCGgatctaccaacagtgtagggaaaagtaaaaaaaaaaacttaaaaagtaactacagaaccatcaaggagcACAAGAgccagagtggttcaaacagaagaaagtggaagtggttcgaccaaatggatgctatctatggcaatagaccggcgagcaatgggagggagagtgttgttggagtccacgatggaggatggtacattaactctatactctgcttgaaagcttcactttatttagatgaccagctactggaaagcttgcttctaaaacaaccaagcCAATTTAGCTGTTACAATTGTGTACAGTtacaccatgcaacaactgctttatccagcacaatgagctagtagctaacagctagcggtcgtgttattgtttatggtcagtaatgatAGTGTCgcttttaagatgatgtcacggcactAGAGGCAGCACacctatgacgatcagcctataatcccacccacgttgaggcggcactaaattgcagtggaaaagcaagctcagaaaagtaaagcgagcagagtcgagtcgatccgtaacgtgcagtggaaaagtgctatAAGATATACACTTTCCTTTATACGTTCAAATACTTTCTAACCTAAAATCTTGTTGGCCCAAAAAAGGCAGTGGACATGATATGTATTATCTACCCATATACAAATTAGCAGATTAAATTTGTGATGGATAAACACAGAATTTTGACATCTCTTGTCATGATACAGACACACAAATCCTCAGTGCCagttttcattttaatacaaaaaaaaataaaaaatagaggagatttatacatatataaaaaatcgGCTGCTATCAGCATGGCGTTCTCAGATTATTAAATAGATATCTAGACGGCTTGCCAGCAGGAAAatgaaacacatttacacaaacaaaaataaattatccaTCAGATTTATGCATAAGATTTATGCAAAAATATGCATAATCCTCCATATCTATCCTCAATAACAAGGTAAAAAGATCAGATGGCATCTTAAAGAgatcattctgtcatcatttagcaactcaccctcatgttgtttcaaccccatatgactttgttacttctgtggaactcaattgtaagcctcagtcaccattcacttttactgtatggaaaaaagacaCCATAATATTGAATGTAACTGAGGCTAAAatttggaaaaaaagaaagtcatatgggtttggaacaatatgattccatatgggtgagtaaaagatgCCCTGATTTGTAAAAGGTACATGACTAACCCTCCAGCAGGACAGTCTGTGGTGCTTGTCGTTGGTGTAGCTGAGACTATGCTGGTCTCCCAGTGTCAAAGAGACAAAGTCCTTCCTCTGCGGCAAGTACATCTCTACTACAGCCCACCACTCAAAAAGACTTGATCAAATAGGAAGAGAGAGGGATGaaacacactaccggtcaaaggttttgaaacacttgactgaaatgtttctcatgatcttaaaaatcttttgatctgaaggcgtatgcttaaatgtttgaaattacttttgcagacaaaaatataattgtgcctacatattaatttattttattacaaaacaaaaattttatttaaatgtatttttgtttgaaatttatgacttggaccaaataataaagaaaagcagccaataagtgcccaacatagatggaactccttcaatattgtttaaaaagcatcccagagaGATTCCTCaaaaagttggttgagaaaatgtcaagagtacatgtttgCAAATTCCAGACAAAGGGTGAatattttgaagatgctaaaatataacagttttgatttattttggattttatttagtcacaacataattcccataattccatttatgttattccatagttttgatgactttactatttttctaaaatgtaaaaaaaaaatatatatatatatatatatatatatatatatacagttctcAAGTGATTTTTCCCACAAATCTGTTGAACTCACTATTAGTAACATAAGATGAAGTGCTGGTACCCGAGCAATGTTGTTCTATGTAGGTCCCTAAAGACAGTCAAAGGTGTAAAACACAGATCTGTTAACATGATTAATTACCTCCAGACTTAACTCAGCAAAACAGGCCTGGGAGTCCAATTGGTACACTTGCATCCATCAGATCTGAGAACAATGTCGTGGGAGAGGCTGCTCAGCACATTGTCCCAGGGCAACAGGAGCAATATAAGAGGCGATTAGGAACATTAGCTTAAGACTTCAGTCCATCTGGTTACTTTCATACCAACCTGAGCTTATTGGATGAAACTGATTTAAAGTCTCTGGCCTGCCAAGATGACACACACATGCTGTATActggcattatatatatatatatcactatacatatacatatatatatatatatatatatatatatatatatatatattacattattactAGAACCTTTTtctgtaactttttttattttatttttattaatgctttggtaatattttgtttaaattaacaATCATGCTAAAAGTTAAGGTACTTTGCATTTTTTCTGCATTCACTAATTAATGTCTAATTAGGTAAGTGACTAACTAGCCTCCAAAAGCAGATTTGATTTACCTTTATATGTACAGCTTGCTGATCCTTATTAGTACCAAGATCTATAAGCACGAAGAAGAGGAGGTCACAGTCGATGCATCCCATCCATTGTGCTAACAGTACTGTATTTATGTAGACCCAATCCAGAGCTTTCAGTGAGTAGGTGAGAAACCAAGAGTGTCTTTTAGGATACAAAGCATCTCCTCTGTATCTCCTCCATCGGTCTGCTCTCCTCCGATAAAACGCTTTGTGTTAAATGAGTCCATCCATATATTGTCAATatgtataaacataaataatCAGCACTATTTCTGCTCAATGTCTAAACAACTGTACACAAGGCTATGTTTATTTGACAGATCCTTGCTGTACCATATTATCAGCTCGCACACGCGTCACTAGTGCCGGGGTCCGCCCTCTTTCATTAACCCATTCCTCACCGACTGTGTTTTACACATAACACCAAATGCATAAACCCAACTGTGTAGTTTGCCACACATATCTAAAGTTCATCTTTAATTAT
The Xyrauchen texanus isolate HMW12.3.18 chromosome 34, RBS_HiC_50CHRs, whole genome shotgun sequence DNA segment above includes these coding regions:
- the man1b1a gene encoding LOW QUALITY PROTEIN: endoplasmic reticulum mannosyl-oligosaccharide 1,2-alpha-mannosidase (The sequence of the model RefSeq protein was modified relative to this genomic sequence to represent the inferred CDS: substituted 1 base at 1 genomic stop codon); protein product: MYLPQRKDFVSLTLGDQHSLSYTNDKHHRLSCWRKWKQLSRLQRSLVLFLMAFLYICGILSYPSLTEQWRGFSDRSMKEDWEEMDNRGLRPIPPGLVPKEPVVPVPEVIQDIPTELLLEIQRPTFPILHKPPAMRKPPSKRGPPAXQKQGNVTNWQLKDKEGPVAKKDEEEGKEVKTVISWHGVIIEAEQEVELQPTGHGIEEGTWADSEGAAPLKPVTVKPVDRVEAVLEAFRHAWKGYKAFAWGHDELKPISKTHGEWFGLGLTLIDALDTMWIMGLKDEFEEARKWVETELSFSKNVDVNLFESTIRILGGLLSTYHLTGDTLFLDKANEIGSRLMPAFKTPSKIPFSDVNIGKGTAHPPRWTTDSTVAEVTSIQLEFRELSRLTHDPQYQKAVEEVTRQVHTLEGKHDGLVPMFINTSSGKFTRKGAFTLGARADSYYECLLKQWLQGGKKETELLEDYLQAIEGVKKNLLRQTSPSKLTFVGELSNGHLNTKMDHLVCFLPGTLALGAHNGLPSDHMDLALQLMETCHQMYAQMETGLSPEIAHFNLQYHNERDIDVKPADRHNLLRPETVESLFYMYRFTKDSKYRDWGWDILQSFNKHTRVPSGGYTSIGNVRDPVNPAPRDKMESFFLGETLKYLFLLFSDDNELISLDKYVFNTEAHPLPIYGLLHPDERDGAHDGPDVDLKK